One stretch of Chryseobacterium fluminis DNA includes these proteins:
- the hisC gene encoding histidinol-phosphate transaminase, with amino-acid sequence MTTIKITNLVRKNILELQPYISFRDHNEFNAPVLLDANESPFGAYNRYPDSTQKELKTKLRNLKNVSPDQIAVGNGSDELIDLIIKVFCEPKKDSVLMMNPSFAMYGFYASINENPVVKLNLNENFEIVKDDFLKVISENDLKIFFLCSPNNPTGNSIEDLEFFIQNFNGIVVIDEAYIEFSEKKSSLGLLSKYPNIIVLQTFSKAWGKAGARVGVAYSSKEIIRFINTVKAPYNVNTLSQDLILKCLDNISDFEENVQDIIKEKDWLKKELESIPCVRKIFPSDANFFLIECTDAENVYRALLEKEVLTSKRSPQIPNCIRINVGSRDENIKLVQLMNIL; translated from the coding sequence ATGACAACAATAAAAATAACAAATCTCGTTCGGAAAAATATTCTGGAGCTACAGCCTTATATCAGCTTCAGAGATCATAATGAATTTAATGCTCCTGTTTTACTGGATGCCAATGAAAGTCCGTTCGGAGCATATAACCGCTATCCTGATTCTACCCAGAAAGAATTAAAAACAAAATTGAGGAATCTCAAAAATGTATCTCCGGATCAGATTGCTGTAGGAAACGGAAGCGACGAGCTCATTGACCTCATCATTAAAGTATTCTGCGAACCTAAAAAAGATTCGGTCTTGATGATGAATCCGTCTTTTGCCATGTATGGTTTTTATGCTTCAATCAATGAAAACCCGGTAGTAAAACTAAATTTAAATGAAAATTTTGAGATCGTAAAAGACGATTTTTTAAAAGTGATCAGTGAAAATGATTTGAAAATATTCTTTTTATGCTCGCCCAATAATCCTACTGGAAACAGTATTGAAGATCTTGAGTTTTTTATTCAGAATTTCAATGGAATCGTTGTTATTGACGAAGCTTATATCGAATTTTCAGAAAAAAAATCAAGCCTCGGGTTATTAAGCAAATATCCGAATATCATTGTTCTTCAAACCTTTTCAAAAGCCTGGGGAAAGGCCGGGGCAAGGGTAGGAGTTGCTTATTCTTCGAAGGAAATCATACGTTTCATCAATACGGTCAAAGCACCTTATAATGTCAATACTTTGAGTCAGGATCTCATTTTAAAATGTCTTGATAACATTTCTGATTTTGAAGAGAATGTTCAGGATATTATAAAGGAAAAAGACTGGCTGAAAAAAGAACTGGAAAGCATTCCGTGTGTCCGGAAAATATTTCCCAGTGACGCCAATTTCTTTTTAATCGAATGTACAGACGCTGAAAACGTATACCGGGCATTGTTGGAAAAAGAAGTGCTGACGAGCAAAAGAAGCCCACAGATTCCTAATTGCATCCGTATAAATGTCGGAAGCAGGGATGAAAATATAAAATTGGTCCAACTAATGAACATTTTGTAA
- the hisH gene encoding imidazole glycerol phosphate synthase subunit HisH: protein MIAIIKYNGGNVNSVQNALNRLNAESVITDDFEIIKKADKVIFPGVGEASSTMRNLQVKGLDQLIPDLKQPVLGICLGMQLMCGNNEEGNTKGMGIFDINVKKFPARDLVPHMGWNTITSLDSPVFLGVEQGSDVYFVHSFYCELSRNTTSVCDYILPFSASLQKDNFFAMQFHPEKSGATGSLLLNNFLKL from the coding sequence ATGATTGCGATTATAAAATACAACGGCGGAAACGTCAATTCTGTGCAGAATGCTTTAAACAGGCTCAATGCTGAGTCTGTGATTACGGATGATTTTGAAATCATTAAAAAAGCGGATAAAGTGATCTTTCCGGGGGTGGGAGAAGCTTCTTCTACCATGAGAAACCTGCAGGTAAAAGGGCTGGATCAATTGATTCCGGACTTAAAGCAGCCCGTTTTAGGAATCTGCCTGGGCATGCAGCTGATGTGTGGAAATAATGAGGAAGGAAATACAAAAGGCATGGGAATTTTTGATATTAATGTTAAAAAATTTCCTGCCCGGGATCTGGTTCCCCATATGGGCTGGAATACCATCACAAGCCTTGATTCGCCCGTTTTTTTGGGCGTTGAGCAGGGTAGTGATGTCTATTTTGTGCACAGTTTTTATTGTGAGCTATCCCGGAATACCACTTCTGTGTGCGATTATATTCTGCCTTTCAGCGCGTCTCTGCAGAAAGATAATTTTTTTGCCATGCAGTTTCACCCTGAAAAATCAGGAGCGACAGGAAGCCTGCTGTTAAACAATTTTTTAAAATTATAA
- the hisA gene encoding 1-(5-phosphoribosyl)-5-[(5-phosphoribosylamino)methylideneamino]imidazole-4-carboxamide isomerase, whose amino-acid sequence MKIIPAIDIIDGKCVRLSKGDYATKKIYSENPLEIAKEFENSGIQFLHLVDLDGAKSRHIVNRKVLETIARETSLHIDFGGGLKTLEDIETAFDSGAKQITIGSIAVQDPEFCFGLIEKFGSGKIILGADCDDRKIKTSGWLEESDKEIIDFILDYQQKGISNVICTDISKDGMLKGPSTDLYAEIIDKTAVGLIASGGISGIEDVYKMKEIGCSGTIIGKAIYEEKISLKELQNFITHA is encoded by the coding sequence ATGAAGATTATTCCTGCGATTGATATTATAGACGGAAAATGTGTCCGTCTCTCCAAGGGAGATTATGCAACAAAAAAAATTTACAGTGAGAATCCGCTGGAGATAGCAAAGGAATTTGAAAATTCCGGAATACAATTTCTTCATCTGGTCGATCTGGACGGGGCAAAATCCAGACATATCGTTAACCGGAAAGTGCTGGAAACCATTGCCAGAGAAACCTCGCTGCATATTGATTTCGGAGGCGGTTTAAAAACCCTGGAAGATATTGAAACCGCTTTTGATTCAGGCGCGAAGCAAATCACCATCGGAAGTATTGCTGTTCAGGATCCTGAGTTTTGCTTCGGGCTGATCGAAAAATTCGGTTCCGGAAAAATTATTCTTGGAGCCGACTGTGATGACCGGAAAATAAAAACTTCGGGATGGCTGGAAGAGAGCGATAAGGAAATAATTGATTTTATCCTGGACTATCAGCAGAAAGGCATCAGTAATGTGATCTGTACAGATATTTCAAAGGATGGAATGCTCAAAGGGCCGTCCACGGATCTGTATGCAGAAATTATTGATAAAACGGCTGTCGGGCTCATCGCCAGCGGTGGGATCTCAGGGATTGAAGATGTATACAAAATGAAAGAAATCGGATGTTCGGGAACGATCATCGGAAAAGCGATCTATGAAGAGAAAATAAGTCTGAAAGAACTTCAAAATTTTATTACCCATGCTTAA
- the hisD gene encoding histidinol dehydrogenase: MKINRYPEKSSWTELIRRPVIKREELTGIILDIFNEVEKNGDQALIRFNKKFDGADTEVLSVSEREMSAAADLISNELKAAIRAAKENITTFHASQQVAEAKTETTAGVICWRENRAIEKVGIYIPGGTAPLFSTVLMLAIPANLAGCKEIILCTPPDKNGNINPAILYTAQLCGVTQIFKTGGAQAIAAMTIGTESIPNVYKIFGPGNQFVVAGKEYAQRYGVAIDMPAGPSEVLVIADEQAVPSFCAADLLSQAEHGSDSQVIFISTDEHVFGETISEIEKQVTVLPRNELAGEALKNSHFILLDSIEKALEFSNLYAPEHLILALGKWESHISDIQNAGSVFLGNYSCESAGDYASGTNHTLPTNGFAKNYSGVSLDSFVKKITFQNLSDKGLRNLGKTIEVMAEAEGLFAHKNAVTLRLNQLK, encoded by the coding sequence ATGAAAATTAACAGATATCCTGAAAAAAGCAGCTGGACTGAGCTTATCAGAAGACCGGTCATCAAAAGAGAAGAATTGACCGGAATCATCCTTGATATTTTTAATGAAGTTGAAAAAAATGGTGACCAGGCTTTGATCCGCTTTAATAAAAAATTTGATGGGGCTGATACTGAAGTCTTAAGTGTTTCAGAAAGAGAAATGTCTGCTGCTGCAGATTTAATAAGTAATGAACTTAAAGCAGCAATTAGAGCGGCGAAAGAAAATATCACAACATTTCACGCATCACAACAGGTCGCGGAAGCAAAAACCGAGACTACAGCCGGTGTCATTTGCTGGCGGGAAAACCGCGCTATTGAGAAAGTGGGAATCTATATCCCCGGAGGGACAGCCCCTTTATTTTCAACAGTTCTGATGCTGGCAATTCCTGCCAATTTAGCGGGTTGCAAGGAAATAATATTATGTACACCACCGGATAAAAACGGAAATATCAATCCCGCGATTCTTTATACGGCTCAGCTTTGCGGAGTTACACAGATATTCAAAACCGGGGGAGCACAGGCCATCGCTGCGATGACAATAGGGACAGAAAGTATTCCGAATGTATATAAGATTTTCGGACCTGGAAATCAGTTTGTCGTGGCCGGAAAAGAATACGCCCAACGCTACGGAGTGGCCATCGACATGCCTGCAGGACCTAGTGAAGTCTTGGTTATTGCCGATGAACAAGCGGTTCCTTCATTTTGTGCGGCCGATTTATTATCACAGGCGGAACATGGCAGTGACAGCCAGGTGATTTTTATTTCAACCGATGAGCATGTTTTCGGTGAAACCATTTCGGAAATAGAAAAACAGGTGACAGTGCTGCCACGAAATGAACTGGCCGGAGAAGCTTTGAAAAACAGTCATTTCATTCTTCTGGATTCGATAGAAAAAGCATTGGAATTCAGTAATTTATATGCTCCTGAACATTTGATCCTGGCATTAGGGAAATGGGAATCCCATATTTCTGATATTCAGAATGCAGGATCTGTTTTTCTTGGAAATTATTCATGTGAGAGCGCAGGAGATTATGCCAGCGGGACCAATCATACGCTTCCGACCAATGGTTTTGCGAAAAATTACAGTGGGGTATCGCTGGACAGCTTTGTGAAGAAGATTACCTTTCAGAACTTATCTGACAAAGGGCTCAGGAATTTAGGAAAAACAATAGAAGTAATGGCAGAAGCAGAAGGACTTTTTGCTCATAAAAACGCGGTCACCCTCCGACTAAATCAATTAAAATGA
- the hisIE gene encoding bifunctional phosphoribosyl-AMP cyclohydrolase/phosphoribosyl-ATP diphosphatase HisIE, which translates to MNINFDKQNGLVPVVIQDDRTLQILMLGYMNAEAFEKTKKEEIVTFFSRSKNRLWTKGEESGNFLTVKSMDLDCDQDTLLIRVVPKNIVCHTGSFSCFGDKSNKGFLYELETKISQRIDEKTEDSYTYSLYKKGMNKMAQKVGEEAVELVIEAKDNDESLFKNEAADLLYHFLILLKAKGFTLEEIEAVLKERSH; encoded by the coding sequence ATGAACATTAATTTTGATAAGCAAAACGGATTAGTCCCTGTTGTAATCCAGGATGACAGAACCTTACAGATCCTGATGCTTGGGTATATGAATGCAGAAGCCTTTGAAAAAACAAAAAAAGAAGAAATAGTGACTTTCTTCAGCCGTTCAAAAAACAGGCTTTGGACCAAAGGTGAAGAATCCGGAAATTTTCTGACAGTAAAAAGTATGGACCTGGATTGTGATCAGGATACCCTTTTAATTAGGGTTGTTCCTAAGAATATAGTCTGCCACACCGGCAGCTTCAGTTGTTTTGGCGATAAAAGCAATAAAGGATTTTTATATGAACTGGAAACTAAGATTTCCCAGAGAATTGATGAAAAAACCGAAGATTCATACACCTATTCTCTTTATAAAAAAGGAATGAATAAAATGGCTCAGAAAGTGGGCGAGGAAGCAGTAGAACTCGTTATTGAAGCCAAAGATAACGATGAAAGTCTCTTTAAAAATGAAGCGGCTGACCTTCTGTATCACTTTTTAATTTTACTGAAGGCTAAAGGTTTCACTTTAGAGGAAATTGAAGCGGTTTTAAAAGAAAGGAGCCACTGA
- the hisB gene encoding bifunctional histidinol-phosphatase/imidazoleglycerol-phosphate dehydratase HisB, with translation MKKVLFIDRDGTLIMEPPTDFQVDSLEKLEFYPGVFQNLSRIVKELDYELVMVTNQDGLGTESFPFEDFRLPHEKMLQAFENEGIVFNDILIDRSFEHENLPTRKPGTGMMAKYIYGDYDLKNSFVIGDRETDIQLAANLGSKAIFINKSSNSNVELTTEKWSEIYQYLKQIPRKASVSRKTNETDIEIEVNLDGSGKADISTGLFFFDHMLEQISKHGNLDLKIKVKGDLQVDEHHTVEDTGIVLGEAIAKALGRKKGIERYGFLLPMDDCLSQVAIDFGGRPWLVWKVDFTREKIGDVPTEMFGHFFKSFADSAKCNLNITSEGENEHHKIESVFKAFAKAIKMAARQTDQNFNVPSTKGSL, from the coding sequence ATGAAAAAAGTATTATTTATAGATCGGGACGGAACTCTGATTATGGAGCCGCCCACAGACTTTCAGGTAGATTCGCTGGAAAAACTGGAGTTTTATCCCGGGGTTTTTCAAAATCTTTCAAGAATAGTTAAGGAACTGGATTATGAACTGGTTATGGTAACCAACCAGGATGGTTTGGGAACAGAAAGTTTTCCGTTTGAAGATTTTAGGCTGCCCCACGAAAAAATGCTGCAGGCTTTCGAAAATGAAGGTATTGTTTTTAATGATATACTGATCGACAGAAGCTTTGAACATGAAAATCTGCCCACCAGAAAACCGGGAACGGGAATGATGGCCAAATATATCTATGGTGATTATGACCTGAAAAATTCTTTTGTCATCGGCGACCGGGAAACTGATATTCAGCTGGCCGCAAATTTAGGTTCGAAAGCTATTTTCATAAATAAAAGTTCAAACAGTAATGTTGAGCTGACCACGGAGAAATGGAGTGAAATTTATCAGTATCTGAAACAAATTCCAAGAAAAGCATCTGTTTCCAGGAAAACGAACGAAACCGATATTGAAATTGAAGTGAATCTTGACGGAAGCGGAAAAGCAGACATTTCAACAGGCTTATTCTTTTTCGATCACATGCTGGAACAGATTTCTAAACACGGAAATTTAGATCTGAAAATTAAAGTGAAAGGAGATTTACAGGTGGATGAACACCATACCGTGGAAGATACCGGAATTGTCCTGGGAGAGGCCATCGCAAAAGCATTAGGCCGTAAAAAAGGAATTGAAAGATATGGTTTTCTGCTTCCGATGGATGATTGTCTGTCACAGGTAGCCATAGATTTTGGCGGCCGGCCGTGGCTGGTGTGGAAAGTAGACTTTACAAGAGAAAAAATAGGGGACGTCCCTACTGAAATGTTCGGGCATTTCTTTAAATCCTTTGCCGATTCTGCGAAATGTAACCTAAACATTACCTCAGAAGGTGAAAATGAGCACCACAAAATCGAATCTGTGTTTAAGGCGTTTGCCAAAGCTATAAAAATGGCAGCCCGCCAGACCGACCAGAATTTTAATGTACCGTCAACAAAAGGAAGTTTATAA
- the hisF gene encoding imidazole glycerol phosphate synthase subunit HisF, translating into MLKKRIIPCLDIKDGTTVKGVNFEGLINAGNPVELAKRYEIEGADELVFLDITATVEERKTFAGLVKEIARELSIPFTVGGGISSAEDVRRLLEAGADKISINSSAVRNPGLIAELAEEFGNQCIVVAVDTRFVNGSHRVFVKGGREITDLNTLDWAKKAEELGAGEILLTSMDGDGTKNGFDLSITQLISESISIPVIASGGAGKVAHFEEVFTITAATGALAASVFHFSEIKIPDLKNELKSKKIEVR; encoded by the coding sequence ATGCTTAAGAAAAGAATCATCCCGTGTCTGGATATTAAGGACGGCACCACGGTAAAAGGCGTCAATTTTGAAGGACTTATCAACGCTGGAAATCCTGTTGAACTTGCCAAGAGATATGAAATAGAAGGGGCTGACGAACTTGTTTTCCTGGATATCACCGCCACGGTGGAAGAGCGGAAAACTTTCGCTGGTCTCGTTAAAGAGATCGCCAGAGAACTGAGCATTCCCTTCACGGTAGGAGGCGGAATATCGTCGGCCGAAGATGTGAGAAGACTTCTGGAAGCCGGGGCAGACAAAATAAGTATCAATTCTTCGGCAGTCAGAAACCCGGGGCTTATTGCTGAACTGGCTGAAGAGTTCGGGAATCAGTGTATTGTTGTTGCGGTCGATACCCGGTTTGTCAACGGTTCCCATCGGGTATTTGTCAAAGGAGGAAGGGAAATAACCGATCTCAATACATTAGATTGGGCAAAGAAAGCGGAAGAACTGGGAGCCGGCGAAATTCTTCTGACCTCGATGGATGGTGACGGAACCAAAAATGGCTTCGATCTGAGCATTACACAATTGATTTCTGAAAGCATATCTATTCCGGTAATCGCTTCCGGAGGAGCCGGAAAAGTAGCGCATTTTGAAGAAGTATTTACCATAACAGCTGCTACAGGAGCTCTGGCGGCCAGTGTCTTTCATTTCAGTGAAATAAAGATTCCGGATCTGAAAAATGAATTAAAATCTAAAAAAATTGAAGTACGATGA
- the hisG gene encoding ATP phosphoribosyltransferase: MSKLKIAIQKSGRLYEESLQLLKDCGIFINNGKDQLKVSVDNFPMEIMYLRNSDIPQYLEDGVVDIAIVGENLLVEKQKNINIIQNLGFSKCRVSLAIPKEIDTDDIRYFQGKKIATSYPNTLQNFLEKNNVSAEIHIISGSVEIAPNIGLADGICDIVSSGSTLFKNGLRETVTLLKSEAVLAKTADLNQEKSEILSKFLFRIQAVLRAKNSKYILMNVPNDKIETISKTLPVLKSPTVIPLAQEGWSSIHSVIDEERFWEVIDELKDKGAQDILIIPIDKMVI, translated from the coding sequence ATGAGTAAATTAAAAATTGCAATACAAAAAAGCGGCAGGCTGTACGAAGAATCTCTGCAACTCCTTAAAGACTGCGGGATTTTCATCAACAACGGAAAAGACCAGTTAAAAGTCTCTGTCGATAATTTTCCTATGGAAATCATGTATTTACGGAACTCTGACATTCCTCAGTACCTGGAAGACGGTGTCGTAGATATTGCGATCGTTGGCGAAAATCTTTTGGTAGAGAAACAGAAAAACATCAACATTATCCAGAATCTGGGGTTTTCAAAATGCCGCGTCTCACTCGCGATTCCTAAAGAAATAGATACCGATGATATCCGGTATTTCCAGGGGAAGAAAATTGCAACTTCCTATCCGAATACGCTTCAGAATTTTCTTGAAAAAAATAACGTTTCAGCAGAGATTCACATCATTTCCGGTTCAGTGGAAATAGCGCCCAACATAGGTCTGGCAGATGGAATATGTGATATTGTAAGCTCCGGAAGCACTTTATTCAAAAATGGCTTAAGGGAGACCGTCACTTTACTGAAATCTGAAGCCGTCCTCGCAAAAACCGCTGATCTGAATCAGGAGAAATCTGAAATTTTGTCAAAATTCCTTTTCAGGATCCAGGCCGTCCTAAGGGCGAAGAATTCAAAATATATCCTGATGAATGTTCCCAACGATAAAATAGAAACGATCTCAAAAACACTTCCGGTTCTTAAAAGTCCGACGGTTATTCCTTTGGCTCAGGAAGGATGGAGCAGTATTCATTCTGTTATCGACGAAGAGAGATTCTGGGAGGTTATTGATGAGCTTAAAGATAAAGGAGCCCAGGATATTCTCATCATTCCAATCGATAAAATGGTTATATAA
- a CDS encoding T9SS type A sorting domain-containing protein, which produces MIKFYTGALFLCTILNFSAQEVIWQKDIRSNTQDFLSQVTTTIDGQYLISGSSIQSSKLQAGAGKQNKGYDFHLVKLNEKGEEVWEKYFSGQNHDFLTATVNTQEGGFLVAGTSYSNKGLDKKEDSKGGSDLWLIRLNEFGDELWQKTIGTASDEEARAVIQTTDLGFFVSGNIQNSARGYGSKDVLVIRLDKNGKELSQLILGGKGLDEVEKMIPTKDGGTLLGVYSRSTAGGSKKTENFGEGDYWIIKLSKDGKVEWEKNFGGKGDDHLRTLALTSSGYLIGGESRSERSGNKSVGITEGTDLWLISLDDRGEEIWQKSYNFKNRDVLMGMSVLTKSQEHREKNKDLTTGILLGGYTQAEGRIEADDEKFWMLYLDENGSEQWRKHVKGQSSKKEERLSDIKLNRDGSIILAGTSAEELGKENWKIVKLGDKQIDQLIEKQDIKIYPNPVSDYAYVEIGMNFTEAEIVLYDMGGRQLQSLKTKNMVTKINTQNLIQGAYLVVIKTDTDKTASAKLIKK; this is translated from the coding sequence ATGATAAAATTCTATACAGGTGCATTATTCTTATGCACTATTTTAAATTTTTCTGCGCAGGAAGTAATCTGGCAGAAAGATATCAGGTCCAACACCCAGGATTTCCTGAGCCAGGTCACTACGACCATCGACGGGCAATACCTAATTTCGGGAAGCAGCATTCAGAGCAGTAAACTTCAGGCCGGGGCGGGTAAGCAGAACAAAGGTTACGACTTTCATTTAGTCAAACTAAACGAAAAGGGTGAAGAAGTCTGGGAAAAATATTTCTCGGGACAGAATCACGATTTTTTGACCGCGACGGTCAATACACAGGAAGGCGGATTTTTAGTTGCAGGAACTTCGTACAGCAATAAAGGACTGGATAAGAAGGAGGATTCTAAAGGAGGATCGGATTTATGGTTGATCCGTCTAAATGAGTTTGGAGATGAACTCTGGCAGAAAACCATCGGCACCGCTTCTGATGAAGAAGCGAGAGCGGTGATCCAGACCACCGATTTAGGATTCTTCGTATCTGGAAACATCCAGAACTCAGCCAGAGGATACGGATCGAAAGACGTTCTGGTGATAAGACTCGATAAAAACGGCAAAGAACTCTCCCAACTCATTTTAGGCGGGAAAGGACTGGATGAAGTGGAGAAAATGATTCCGACAAAAGACGGCGGGACTCTGTTAGGCGTTTACTCCAGAAGCACAGCCGGTGGCTCCAAGAAAACCGAAAATTTCGGTGAAGGCGATTACTGGATCATAAAACTTTCCAAAGACGGAAAAGTAGAATGGGAAAAGAACTTCGGCGGAAAAGGAGATGATCATTTAAGAACATTGGCGCTTACCTCATCGGGATATTTAATCGGAGGAGAATCGAGATCGGAAAGATCGGGAAATAAATCAGTTGGGATCACGGAAGGAACGGATTTGTGGCTGATTTCCTTGGATGACAGGGGAGAAGAAATCTGGCAGAAGTCCTATAATTTCAAAAACAGGGATGTGCTGATGGGAATGAGCGTGCTCACAAAGAGCCAGGAACACAGAGAAAAGAATAAAGACCTGACGACAGGGATTTTATTGGGTGGTTATACCCAGGCGGAAGGCAGGATAGAGGCCGATGATGAAAAATTTTGGATGCTGTATCTGGATGAGAATGGAAGTGAGCAGTGGAGAAAGCATGTGAAAGGTCAGTCTTCTAAAAAAGAGGAACGGTTATCTGATATTAAGCTCAATAGGGATGGTTCCATTATCCTGGCAGGAACCAGCGCCGAGGAATTGGGAAAAGAGAACTGGAAGATTGTAAAGCTGGGTGACAAGCAGATTGATCAGCTCATTGAGAAACAGGATATAAAAATCTATCCGAATCCGGTGTCGGATTATGCGTATGTGGAAATCGGAATGAACTTTACAGAAGCTGAGATTGTGTTGTATGATATGGGAGGAAGACAGCTGCAGAGTTTAAAAACTAAAAATATGGTGACCAAGATCAATACACAGAATTTGATTCAGGGGGCTTACCTGGTGGTCATAAAAACGGATACGGATAAAACGGCGAGTGCTAAACTGATTAAAAAGTAA